The genomic region GGCACGCCGCCGGCGATCACCGGCAGCCGCGCCACCCGGTGCGCCGGATCCGGCAGGGTCGCGATCAGCCCCTGGGTGTAGGGATGCAGCGGGGTCGCGAACAGCGCCTCGGCGGGGGCGCGCTCGACGATCCGGCCTGCGTACATCACGATGATCTCATGGGCGATCTCGCTGACCACGGCGAGGTTGTGGCTGATGAACTGGATCGCCATGCCGATGCGGTCCTGCAAATCCAGCATCAGGTCGAGGATCTGCGCCTGGATGGTCACGTCCAGGGCCGTGGTCGGCTCGTCGGCGATCAGCAGCTTCGGCTCGCAGGCCAGCGCCATGGCGATCACCGCGCGCTGGCGCATGCCGCCGGAAAGCTGGTGCGGATAGGCGCGCGCGCGGTCCTTCGGGGAATTGATGCCGACGGCCTCGAGCAATCCGATCGCCTGGTCCTCGCCCTCGCGCCAGCCGACGCCGTCGCGATGCAGCACCAGTGCTTCCGCGATCTGCCGCCCCACCGTCATCACCGGATTGAGCGCCGTCATTGGTTCCTGGAACACCATGGCGATGGCCTCGCCGCGCAGCCGGCGCCACGCCGCCGCGGACTGCCCGACCAGTTCGCGCCCCTCGAAGCGGATCGAGCCTTCGACCCGTCCCGGCGAGGGCACCAGCCCCATCAACGCCAGCGAGGTCACCGACTTGCCGCAGCCGCTCTCGCCCACCACGCCGAGCGTGCGCCCGGCGGCGATGGCATAGGAAATGCCCGCCACCACCTGCCGCACCCCGCCGGCGCGGGGGAAGGTGACGCGCAGTCCGGAGACGTCCAGCAGAGGCTCGCTCATTCCGCGCGCCACTGCTCGGCCCAGAGGCTGCTGTAGGCGGAATGCCCGGTCGGCTCCACGCCCTTCAGCCAGGTCGGCAGCACATAGGCTTCCGTGCGGAAGAACAGCGGCAGCACGGGCAGGTCCTCGGCATAGATCCGCTGCATCTCTGCCCAGGCCGCCTTCTGGTGGCCGGGGTCCAGGTCGGTCTCGGCCACGGCGATGGCGGCATCCATGCGGGCATTGCGAAAATTCATGTAGTTGGAGCCACCATAATTGTTGGCCTCGGTGGGCACGTGATCGGAAGCCAGGGTCTGCCGCGGCGGATAGCCGATCGGCGTCGACCAGGCGTACATGGCCATGCCGGTGAAGGCGCGCTGGCGCAGCGTCTCGCCGAACAGGGTGCGGGCCGGCTCGTTGCGGATAAGCGCCTCCACGCCCACCGCCTTCCATTGGTCCTTCAGCACCAGTTGCGCCAGCTCGCGCACCCGGTTGCCGGCGGTGGTGCGGAAATCGAGCGCCAGCCGCTCGCCGCGGGCGTTGCGGCAGATGCCGTCGGCGCCCGGATGCCATCCCGCCTCGGCCAGCAACGCGCGGGCGCGGGCCGGATCGTGCGGCGACGCCGGAACACTTGCGTCATACATCGGCTCGAGCGGATGGACGAAGCTCACGGCCGCCATCTGCAGGCCGTCGGACAGCTTCTTCGCCAGCACCTGCCGGTCCACCGCCAGCAGCAGGGCGCGGCGCACGCGCGCATCGGCCAGGATCGGGTTGTCGAGGTTGAGGTCGATATGCTCGTAGCCCAGCGCAGGACGGAACAGGTAGGTCCAGCGGGCGGGAAACTGCCGCCGCAATTGCAGCACTTGGTCGAGCGTCAGCGACGGCGCATCGCCGGGGGCGAAGTCCACGTCGCCGGATTGCAGGTTGGCCTGCAGTGCCGCCGTGTTGCCGATGCTGCGCAGGACGATGCGGCGGAACCCCGGCTTGGGGCCGCCCCAGTACGGGTTGGGCTCCAGCACGATGATCTGCGTGGCGGAGTCGTATTGCGTGATCAGGTAGGGGCCGTTGTAGAGCCCCGGCGTGGTCGGCGCCCGCACATACAGGCTTTTCCGGCCGTACTCGCCGGGGGCGGTCGCCGCCTCGGCGACCGGGCCTTCCAGATGCGTGGGCAACAGGGTGGGCAACTGGTCGAACTGGGTCCAGGGCTCGCGGAAATGCATGACCGCGGTCAGCGTGTCCACCACCTCGACGCGGTCGATCCGCTGCCAGTACGCCATCTCGGCGAAGCCGGAAGCGGGATCGTTGCCGACCTTCCAGACCAGGGCGAGATCCTGCGCCGTCACCGGGGTGCCGTCGCCCCAGCGTAGGCCGGGGCGCAGCGTCACGGTCACCGCCATGCCCTTGCCCTCGAACCGGACCATCCCGTTGGTCAGGCTCGGCAGCTCGGTGCATTGCAGGCAGGTATTCTTCCAGTCCTTGTCATTGGCGGAGATCGGCCGCAGGGCGAACCCAAGCGCGTACGCCTTGATCACTTCCGGATCGATCGCCGGATGCAGGGTCGAGGGAAACTGCGACACCCCGATCGTCAGCGTCTCGCGCGGCTGCGCCGAGGCCGGCGCGGCAACGGCGGCCAGCGCCACGGCGAAAATCGCCGTGGCTGCCCGCCGCCGCCATCCGGTCCGCATGCCTGGCCCGCCCGGGGCCATTACTTCGACCGCCAGTTCTCCGCCCACAGCACGGCATAGTCGCCATGGCCGGTCGGGGCGTAGCCGGTCAGCCACTTCGGCACCACATGCGCCTCGGAGCGGAAGAACAGCGGCAGCACCGGCAGTTGCTCGGCGTAGATGCGCTGCATCTCCGCCCATGCCGCCTTCTGCTTCGCCGGATCGAGCTGCGTCTCCGCGGTCGCGATCAGCTCATCCATCCGCGCGTTGTCGAAGGCGATGTAGTTCGCCCCGGACCAGTTGTTCGCCGAGGTCGGGATCTGGCTGCTGGCGAGCGTGCGCAGCGGGCTTTCAGTGACGCCGCTCGACCACGCATACATCACCATGCCGGTGTACGTGCGCTTCTTGACGGTCTCGCCGAACATCGTGCGGGCGGGCTCGTTCTTGATCACCACCTCGACGCAGGACGCCTTCCACTGGCTCTGCAGCACCTGCTGGGTCAGTTCGCGCAGCTTGTTGCCGGCGGTGGTGGTGAATTCCAGCGACAGGCGGTCGCCCTTGGCATTGCGGCAGATGCCGTCCGGGCCGGGCTTCCATCCGGCCTCCGCCAGCAGCGCCTTGGCGCGGGCGGGGTCATAGGCATAGGTCGCCGCGCCGGGGGCATAATTCGGGTTCAGCGGGTTCACCCAGGTGTCGGCCACCGGCTGCTTGCCCTCGAACAGGCGCTTGACCACCGTCTGCCGGTCGATCGCATGCAGCAGCGCGCGGCGCACCCGCAGATCGGCCAGGATCGGGTTGTCCTTCTGCAGGTCGATATGCTCGTAGTTCAGGCTCGGCCGGAAGATGTAGGTGAAGCGGTCGGGCTGGGATTTCTGCAGCGCCAGCACCTGGTCGATGGTCAGGCCGATGCCCTCGCCCGCCACCATGTCGACATCGCCCGACAGCAGGTTGGCCTGCAGCGCCGCGGTGTTGTCGATGACGCGCAGGACGATCCGCTTGAAGCCGGGCTTGGTGCCGCTCCAGGCGGGATTGGGCTCGTACACCACCTGGTTGCCCGACTGGTACTGGGTGATGCGATAGGGGCCGTTCCACAGGCCGGGCGTGGTCGGGGCGCGGTTGAAGGTGGTCTGCTTGATGTACTCGGCGGTGTTGCCGGCCGCATCGTGCACGGCCGCCTCGACATGCGCGGGCAGCAGCTCGTCCCACTGGTTGTAGTCCACCCGCACCTTATCCAGGTGCAGCACCGCGGTGTGGTCATCGACCACGTCGATGCTGCGGGCGCGCTTCCAGGAATTGACGTTCGACCAGCCCGAGGCGGGATCGCTGCCGGCCTTCCAGGTGAACATGACGTCGCGCGTCGTCACCGGTGTCCCGTCGCCCCATTTCAGGTCGGGCTTCAGGCGGAGCGTGACCGCCATCCCCTCGCCGCCCTGCTCGATCTTGGCCAGGCCGTTCGCCACCGTGGGCAGCTCGGCGCAGAGCAGGCAGGAATCCTTCCAGTCGGCGTCGAAGGCCGTAATTTTACGTAAGCCGAGCCCGACGACGTAGTTCTTGACGACCTCGGCATCGATCGAGGGATGCAGGCTGGAAGGAAACTGCGCGACCCCGATCACCAGGTCATCCTTGGCCTGAGCGGGCGCTGCGAAGGGCAGCGCGGCCGCCCCGAGGGCGGCGGCAGTGGCGATGGCGGCGCGGAGCTTCATCTCGTCCTGTTCCTTAACCTGCGGGCCGGGGCGGCCGGGCGCGATCAAACCGGTGCCATCGCGGCAAGTCAACGCGCCCTCTCGCCTTTCGCGTCACCGTCGCCGCCCCACCCCGGCCCTCAACGCCGTGGTGTTGTTGCCCCCGTCGCAAGCCGGTATGATTGCCGGGTGCTCCTGCCCGACATCGCCAGCATCCCGGGGACTCGCCACGCCGAGCCGGCCAGTGCGGCCGCGTCCGGCCCCCCAACGCGCCTCACCGCGCGCGAGGCCCCATGAAGCAATATCTGCTGAAGCGCGCCGGGCTGTTGCTGATCGGCCTGTTCGTGGTCGTCATGGTGGCCCTCGGGGCAACGAGCTGGCGCCAGTTCGACCAGTTGCGGGACAGCCGCGAATGGGTGCGCCATTCCTACGAGGTCCTGCTGACGATCCGCCAGCTCGACGGTGCCATCGGGGCCGCGGAAACCGGACAGCGCGGCTTCCTGCTGACCGGCGAGGACGCCTACCTCGGCCCCTACCACGAGGCGCTCGACACCATCTCGCTGCTGCAGGGCCGGCTGCAATCCCTGACCGCCGACAACCCGGCGCAGCAGGCCCGCATCGCCGTCCTCGCCCCCGCCATGCAGCGCAAGCTCGAGGAACTGGCGCAGACCGTGCAGTTGCGCCGCAGCAGCGGCCCCGACGAAGCGGTGGCGGTCGTCCGCTCCGGCCGCGGCCGCGCCCTGCGCGAGGACATCACGACGGCCTTGCTGGCGATGACGGCACAGGAACAGACCCTGCTCGCCGAGCGGATCGCCACGGCCGAGACCTCCTTGCAGGCCACCCTGCAGGGGGTGCTCGCCGGCACCACCGTCGCCGTGGTGCTGCTGGGCTTCGGCACCTTGCTGCTGGCACGCGCCGCGGACCGCCACCAGCGCATGCTCGCGCAGCAGAAGACCCTGTCGGACCGCCTGCGCACCTCGCTCGACAGCCTGAGCCAGGGGATCGGCGTGTTCGGGCCGGATCGCCGCCTGGTCGATTGGAACGCCTGCTTCCAGGACCTGCTGCAATTGCCCGCGGCCATGGTCAGGTCCGGCACGCCCTACGCGGCCATCGTGGAACAGACCACCGAAGCCGGCACGCCGTTGCTGGAGACCGAACCGCAGCTCCAGTTCCGCCGCGGCCCCCGCCCCGGCACCGAGGTGATCGTCTACGAGCGCCAGCGCGCCGGCGACCGGCACAGCCTGGAAGTGCGGCGCACCCCCCTGCCGGACGGGGGATTCGTGCTCACCATCTCCGACATGACCGCCCGCGCCCAGGCCGAGGCGGTGCTGCGCGAATCGCAGAAGATGCAGGCGATCGGCCAGCTCACCGGCGGCATCGCGCACGACTTCAACAATCTGTTGACCGTGGTGCTCGGGAATCTCGAATTCCTGCGCAGCCGCCTCGAGGCCGGCAGCCCGCTGCTGACGCGGCTCGACCGCGCGGAATGGGCCACCCGCCGTGGCGCCACCCTCACCGCCCAGTTGCTGGCCTTCGCGCGCAAGCAACCGCTTGCCCCGCAGCCGCTCGATCTCTCGCGGGTGCTGACCGGGCTGATGCCGCTGCTGCAGCGCACGCTCGACGCCGCGATCGAGCTGCGCTTCGTCGATGCCGCCGGGCTCTGGCCCGCGATGGCCGACGAGAGCCAGCTCGAGAACGCCGTCCTCAATCTTGCGCTGAACGCGCGCGACGCCATGCCCGAGGGCGGCCGGCTCACCATCGAGCTGGCCAACAAGGTGCTCGACGACGAATACGCCCGCGCCCATGCCGAGGTGACGCCGGGCGACTATGTCATGCTGGCGGTGTCCGATACCGGCACCGGCATGCCGCCCGCGGTGGCCGCGCGGGCTTTCGAACCGTTCTTCACCACCAAGCCGGTGGGCAAGGGCACCGGGCTCGGGCTGGCGATGGTGTTCGGCTTCCTCAAGCAATCCGGCGGGCACGCGAAGATCTATTCCGAGCCGGGGGAAGGCACCACGATCCGCCTCTATTTGCCCCGCGCCATCGGCGCCGCCCCGGCCGGGCTGGCCCGCACCGAGGCGCCCGCCGAGCTGCCGCGCGGCTCGGCCACGGTCCTGCTGGTCGAGGACGAGGCGCCGGTGCGCGAGATCACCGCCGCCATGCTGCGCGACCTCGGCTACCGCGTGCTGGAGGCCGCCGACGGCGAGCAGGCGTTGCGCGTCTTCGGCGCCAGCCCGCTCGCGATCGAGTTGCTGCTGCTCGACGTGGTGCTGCCCGGCCGCCTGCGCGGCCGCGACGTGGCCGAGCGCATCCTGGCGCTGCGGCCCGGCCTGCCCGTGCTGTACATGTCCGGCTATACGGAGAATGCCATCGTCCACCAGGGGCGGCTGGATGACGGGGTCCACCTGATCGGCAAGCCGTTCGACCGCGAGCGGCTGGCGCGCAAGGTGGCCCAGCTCCTCGCCGCGTGCCCGGCGGACACGGTCAGCAAGACATAGTGTAACAGGGTCGAAACAACACGCTACTCCAGTGGCTATCGGGCAATGACGCCCGCCGGCCGCAAGTAGGCGGCATATCCCTTGTGCAGGACAGGGTTGCGGCTATCCTGTCTCGTCCTCGCAAGGATGAGAAGAATGCAGTTTCGGATCGTTATCCTGTGCCTCGCCGCCGCGGTCGCGACCGCCCCGGCGCAGGCCGTGACCTTCAAATGGGCCAATGACGGCGACGTGCGGGTGATGGACCCCTACACGCTCGACGAGACAGTCCAGAATTCCTTCCTCGCCAACATCTACGAGCCGCTGGTCCGGCGCGACCGCAAGCTCGGGCTCGAGCCGGCGCTGGCGGAGAAGTGGGAGCAGACCGCGCCGACGGTCTGGCGCTTCCACCTGCGGCCCGGGGTCACCTGGCAGGATGGCACGAAATTCACCGCCGACGACGTGGTCTTCAGCTATGGCCGCATCACCGGCAAGACCGCCAGCACCGGCACCGCGGTCGCCTCGGTGAAGGGGATCAGCAAGGTCGATGACCTGACGGTCGATTTCGAGACCAAGCTGCCCGATCCGATCCTGCCGTCCTCGTTCACCAACTTCCTGATCCTGCCCAAGGCCTGGATGGAGAAGAACGGGGCCGCCGAGGTCGCGATCGT from Rhodovastum atsumiense harbors:
- a CDS encoding ABC transporter ATP-binding protein; this encodes MSEPLLDVSGLRVTFPRAGGVRQVVAGISYAIAAGRTLGVVGESGCGKSVTSLALMGLVPSPGRVEGSIRFEGRELVGQSAAAWRRLRGEAIAMVFQEPMTALNPVMTVGRQIAEALVLHRDGVGWREGEDQAIGLLEAVGINSPKDRARAYPHQLSGGMRQRAVIAMALACEPKLLIADEPTTALDVTIQAQILDLMLDLQDRIGMAIQFISHNLAVVSEIAHEIIVMYAGRIVERAPAEALFATPLHPYTQGLIATLPDPAHRVARLPVIAGGVPDLDGDGGCRFADRCPRADAGCRAAEPEAVELAPGHVVACFKAGQ
- a CDS encoding peptide ABC transporter substrate-binding protein, translated to MRTGWRRRAATAIFAVALAAVAAPASAQPRETLTIGVSQFPSTLHPAIDPEVIKAYALGFALRPISANDKDWKNTCLQCTELPSLTNGMVRFEGKGMAVTVTLRPGLRWGDGTPVTAQDLALVWKVGNDPASGFAEMAYWQRIDRVEVVDTLTAVMHFREPWTQFDQLPTLLPTHLEGPVAEAATAPGEYGRKSLYVRAPTTPGLYNGPYLITQYDSATQIIVLEPNPYWGGPKPGFRRIVLRSIGNTAALQANLQSGDVDFAPGDAPSLTLDQVLQLRRQFPARWTYLFRPALGYEHIDLNLDNPILADARVRRALLLAVDRQVLAKKLSDGLQMAAVSFVHPLEPMYDASVPASPHDPARARALLAEAGWHPGADGICRNARGERLALDFRTTAGNRVRELAQLVLKDQWKAVGVEALIRNEPARTLFGETLRQRAFTGMAMYAWSTPIGYPPRQTLASDHVPTEANNYGGSNYMNFRNARMDAAIAVAETDLDPGHQKAAWAEMQRIYAEDLPVLPLFFRTEAYVLPTWLKGVEPTGHSAYSSLWAEQWRAE
- a CDS encoding peptide ABC transporter substrate-binding protein — translated: MKLRAAIATAAALGAAALPFAAPAQAKDDLVIGVAQFPSSLHPSIDAEVVKNYVVGLGLRKITAFDADWKDSCLLCAELPTVANGLAKIEQGGEGMAVTLRLKPDLKWGDGTPVTTRDVMFTWKAGSDPASGWSNVNSWKRARSIDVVDDHTAVLHLDKVRVDYNQWDELLPAHVEAAVHDAAGNTAEYIKQTTFNRAPTTPGLWNGPYRITQYQSGNQVVYEPNPAWSGTKPGFKRIVLRVIDNTAALQANLLSGDVDMVAGEGIGLTIDQVLALQKSQPDRFTYIFRPSLNYEHIDLQKDNPILADLRVRRALLHAIDRQTVVKRLFEGKQPVADTWVNPLNPNYAPGAATYAYDPARAKALLAEAGWKPGPDGICRNAKGDRLSLEFTTTAGNKLRELTQQVLQSQWKASCVEVVIKNEPARTMFGETVKKRTYTGMVMYAWSSGVTESPLRTLASSQIPTSANNWSGANYIAFDNARMDELIATAETQLDPAKQKAAWAEMQRIYAEQLPVLPLFFRSEAHVVPKWLTGYAPTGHGDYAVLWAENWRSK
- a CDS encoding CHASE3 domain-containing protein, whose protein sequence is MKQYLLKRAGLLLIGLFVVVMVALGATSWRQFDQLRDSREWVRHSYEVLLTIRQLDGAIGAAETGQRGFLLTGEDAYLGPYHEALDTISLLQGRLQSLTADNPAQQARIAVLAPAMQRKLEELAQTVQLRRSSGPDEAVAVVRSGRGRALREDITTALLAMTAQEQTLLAERIATAETSLQATLQGVLAGTTVAVVLLGFGTLLLARAADRHQRMLAQQKTLSDRLRTSLDSLSQGIGVFGPDRRLVDWNACFQDLLQLPAAMVRSGTPYAAIVEQTTEAGTPLLETEPQLQFRRGPRPGTEVIVYERQRAGDRHSLEVRRTPLPDGGFVLTISDMTARAQAEAVLRESQKMQAIGQLTGGIAHDFNNLLTVVLGNLEFLRSRLEAGSPLLTRLDRAEWATRRGATLTAQLLAFARKQPLAPQPLDLSRVLTGLMPLLQRTLDAAIELRFVDAAGLWPAMADESQLENAVLNLALNARDAMPEGGRLTIELANKVLDDEYARAHAEVTPGDYVMLAVSDTGTGMPPAVAARAFEPFFTTKPVGKGTGLGLAMVFGFLKQSGGHAKIYSEPGEGTTIRLYLPRAIGAAPAGLARTEAPAELPRGSATVLLVEDEAPVREITAAMLRDLGYRVLEAADGEQALRVFGASPLAIELLLLDVVLPGRLRGRDVAERILALRPGLPVLYMSGYTENAIVHQGRLDDGVHLIGKPFDRERLARKVAQLLAACPADTVSKT